The Chelatococcus sp. HY11 nucleotide sequence TACCGCCAGATCGCCATCGTGGCGGCCACTGGCGAAATCGAGGTGCATACGGGGCCGATGAACGTGAACTGGGCCGGCCATGTCGGCGGCAGTGGCTTCGTGTGCCTTGGCAATGGCCTGCCAGACCCGTCCGTGCTGGCCGCCATGCAGCGACGTTTTGTCGACGGGCACGGGCGGCCGATGGCGGAGCGGCTTCTGGCGACCCTGGAAGCCGTGCGCGGCCATCTCGGACCCGAAAGCCCGCTTGTCTCCAGCTCACTTCTCGTGCGCTCCCCGCACGAGGCCGTTCATATCGATCTTCGGGTCGATCTCGCGCGCGATCCGCCGGAAGCCGGCGGCTGCGCGCTGACTGATCTACGTCGTCTGTTTGACCGTTACCTGCCTCTCACTGAAATTTACCAGAAACGTTCCATGTCGCCACATCCGACCTGATTGGCCGGGGGCGCCACGGCAAAGGAGGAATGATATGACCTTCACCATTGTCGCCCGTGACCCAGACACCAGGCAGCTCGGCATTTGCCTTGCCACGAGCCCCCTCGGCGTCGCATCTCGCTGTCCCCATGTCCGCGGCGGTGTCGCCGCCATTTCCTCCCAGTGCCACAGCAACTGGCGGCTCGGCCACATCGGCCTCGATCTCGCCGCCCGTGGGCTGACGCCTGACGAGATCCTGCGCCTGCTCGCGAGCTACGATCCGCATTTCCATGATTACCGCCAGGTCGGTATCGTGACGATCGACGGCGCCGCCGCGGCGCATAGCCCGCCCAAGGGTGCCGCCTGGACTGGCCATCGCGTGGGTCATGGATTCGTCGCGATGGGTAACGGCCTCGCCGGTCGCCAAGTCGTCGATGCGATCCACGACAGCTTCGCGGGAGACCACGGCGTTGATTTCGCCGAGCGGCTTGTCCGCGCCATCGAGGCCGGCTACGCCGCCGGCGGCGAGCCCAAGGGCCAGGCCTCCGCCGGCCTCGTCGTCTCCGCGCCGGACTGTGAGCGCCCCCTCGTCGACCTGCGTATCGACATGGCCAGTCCATTGCCCAAGGACGGCGGCGACGCGGTCAAGGACCTGCGCCGCGCCTTCGATGCCTACAAGCCGCTTATTCCCTACTATGCCGACTATTGGCTCGATCATCCCGAAGTCAGCTACACCGCGTGGCAGGAGAAGGCCGCCTGATCGGCGAACCTCTCCCGATCACTACGCGCCGACGTCGCCGGCAATGCCCCGGCGTGCCTGGTCGAGCTCTTCGGAATAGCGGCGCAAAGCGTAGGCTTCCGTGAGTTCGCCCAGGACCTTCCGCTCGGCGAGATTGTCGATGACCGCCAGGGCGTCGGTCTCGGCCGCGTCGAAAGCGGCCATGGCCTCCTTCACGTTCATGGAGGGCAGGAGCACCTGGTCGCGGAAGACAACGATATCGGCGAGCGTATGCGCATCCGCGCCATCTTCGCTGCCGGCGGCGTGGGCCTGGGCAACCGAGGCGATCCCGACGTAGCGATCCCTGGCGTCGAGGACGATCGCCCGGGTCGCCGAACCGAGCGGGAAGGCCTTACAGAAGGCCTCGATCGGCATGTCGACGCGCGCGGTGCGGGTCGTCGGCCGCATCATGCGCCCGACGGTCAGATTGCGGATCCATCCGACGTCATAGGGACTGCGGATCGTCTCTCCACGCAGATGCAGTCGCCATGTGGAGAACGAATAACCGAAGAACTCGCGCACGATCATGCTCGACGCGATCGCAGCGCAGAGTGCGAGGCCGCCGACACCAATGCTGCCCGTTGTTTCCAGCGTGAGAAATGTCATCGTCATCGGCCCTCCGACGACAGCGACCGCAAGCGCGCTCATGCCCACAAACGCCGAGGTATTGATGTGCATGTCGAAGGCCGGCCAAGCCAACAGCAAAGCGCCGCCGAAAAGCTTGCCGAGCAGGGCCCCGAGGAACAGCGAGGCGAAGAACAGACCACCGCGAAAACCGCACCCCAGACAGATTGCCGAAGCAAGGGCCTTGAGCAAGAACACGCCCGCGAGAATGGCGAGCGGCGTATGGCTGTTGAGTTCGACCAGAAGCGCCCCGTGGCCGGCGGACAGCACCTGTGGCGTCAGCAGCGCCATAGCCCCGAGCACCGCGCCGCCGACCGCCGGACGCAGCAGGACAGGAATACGCGTATAGCCGACCCACCGCTCGACGATCGACACACCGCGCATGATGCCGATGCCGACGAAGCCCGCGATGACGCCGAGCAGGATGTAGAGCGGAAAGTCGATCGTCGTGACCGCCGGCAGCGGATCAAACTGCAGGGGTACGGTCACGCGGCCCATCAAATCGGTGACCAGCATCGCCGTGAAGGCAGCCACCATCACCGGCGCCGCCGTGGCGATCGAATAAGCGCCTATGATCAGCTCGAAGGCATAGAACCCGCCGGCGATGGGCGCGTTGAACGCGGCGGAGATGGCCGCCGCAGTACCGCAGCCAACCAGCACGCGCATGTCCTGTCGCCTGAGACGCAACGCACGGCCGGCGCGGGAGGCAAGCGCGCCGCCAATCTGCGTATAGCCGGCCTCGAGACCGACGGATGCTCCGACACCATTGGAGAGAACCGTCTGGCCCGCGACGACAAGGCTGTCGCGCGTCGACATCACCCCTCCGTGCAGAGCGTTCGCCTCGATCGGATCGACAGCGACCCGGGCCTTTCGCAGACGCATCCAATAGGCGATGGCGCCAAGAAAAAGTCCGCCCACGGCGGGGACGAAGAAGCTGTAGGTCGGCAGATAGGTCGCGGCGCTCAGACCCTGATCAAGCGCGACGCCGAACAGGACATAATGTGCGAGATGGGCAATGCGGCTCATGGCCACGACCGCGACCGCCGCCGCGCAGCCGATCCCCGCCGCGACGACAACGAGCAGAAACTCGCTGCGCCGCACCAGTGAACGGATGCGTTGCCGCCATTCATCCGGCGTTTGGAGAAGGGGAATGGTCATGGAAACCGATTGACCCGAGACGACACGAATGGGGCGGCTTTCACAGGCGCCGATGTGTTCACTTACCGCACAATCACACGGCCCGCCATGAGGAGAGCGACAATCGCCGCGTCCTTCGCATCTCGTCCTCCCGGGCGATTTCTGACGGCAGCCACAAGCGACGACGCTCGGATACGCCAGCCTTGACGGATCCCGTGCAGTGCGTTCAGTGACTATTCTGGATATTTCCGAGGGCCAGCACGATCATGGACAATTCTCAGCCGCTATCGCTCGCCTATGGCCGGGGCCATCTGCCGATCAGCTTGCCGGGCGATGTGGATGTGACGGTGATTCGCAAGGCGGTGCTGCCGAAGCTGCCCGACCAGGAGCGGGCGATCCGTGACGCGTTCGAAAAGCCCATCGGCGCGCGCCCGCTCTCTGAGCTCGCGCAAGGCAAAGGCAGCGCCTGCATCCTGGTCTGCGACATCACGCGCCCTGTGCCGAACAGGCTTTTCCTGCGGCCCATGATCGAAACCATCATCGCGGGCGGCGTGCCGGCGGATCGCATCACGGTCCTTGTCGCGACAGGCCTCCACCGCCCGAACGAGGGTGAAGAACTCGCGGAACTGATCGGCGATCCCTGGGTCCTGTCGCAGATCCGGGTCGAGAACCACTTCGCCCGTGATGATGAGGCGCATATCGACCTCGGTCCCACTCCGACACGCCAAACACCTGTGAAGATCGACCGGCGCTTCGTCGAGGCGGACCTGCGCATTGCCACGGGGCTCGTCGAGCCGCATTTCATGGCGGGCTGGTCGGGCGGCCGCAAGGTGGTGGCGCCGGGCGTCGCCGGCCATGAGACGATCCGCACTTTCCACTCCGCCCGTTTCATGGCCGATCCGCTGGCCGTGCAATGCAACCTCGTCGGCAACCCGCTGCATGAGGAACAGCTCGAGATCGTTCGCAAGATCGGCGAGATCTACGCGCTGAACACGGTGCTCGATGAGGACCGCGACCTCGTGCATGTCACCTTCGGCGAGATCATCGAGAGCCACCTCGCGGCGGTCTCCTTCATCAATGCGGCAACGCGTATCCCCGTCGGCCGGCAGTTCGGCACGGTCGTCACCTCCTCCGCCGGCTACCCCCTCGACAAGACTTACTACCAGACCATCAAGGGCATGGTGACGCCGCTCGACATCCTGGCGCCCGGCGGCACGTTGATCATCGCGTCGGAATGCTCGGAAGGCTTCGGCTCGCATGAGTTCCGCGAGGCGCAGGAGCGGCTCGTCGCACTGGGGCCCGAGCGTTTCCTCGCGACGCTCAAGGCCAAGTCGCTGGCTGATATCGACGAATGGCAGACGCAGATGCAGCTCAAGCCGCTGAATGCCGGCCGCGTCGTTCTCTATACAACCGGCCTCGACGATGCCGACAAGGCCGCGACGGGCGTGGAGATCACCACCACGCTTGACGCGGCCATCGCGGAAAGCATCAGCCGCCACGGCGACCGCAGCGTCGCCATCATTCCCGAAGGGCCTTATGTGGTTCCGGTCGTCGCGGCATGAGCGAGGGCATAGCCCATATCCACCTCGACGCGGTCGGCGGCGTCGCTGGCGACATGTTCTGCGCGGCGCTCATCGACACGTTTCCGCATCTGATGGAGCGGGTGCTGGCGGATCTGGGAGCGGTGCTGCCTGAGGAGGCCGGGCAACCGGTGCTGACGGCTGGCACGAGCTGCGCGATCCGCGTGCGGCGCTTCGCGCTCCAGACCGCGCGACCACCGGAGGCGCACCGTCGCCACGAACACGCCAACGACCATCCGGCCGGCGGCCGTCACGGCGCGGCCGCGCATCCGCATCACCATAATCACCGCCACCCTCATTATGACGATGAGCCGCTCAAAACTGGTCACGCGGCCCGCGAGCCTGCGAAGGACCCGCATGCGGGCCACGGGCCCGGCAGCCGCTTTACGGATATGGTCGCCCGTATCGAGGCAGCCAACCTGCGGCCGGGCGCGGCTCTCCACGCCCTCGCGATCCTGCGCATTCTGGCGGAGGCAGAGGCTTTCATCCACGGGGTGACCGTGGATGACGTCCATTTCCATGAGATCGGCGACTGGGACTCACTGGCGGACGTCGTCGCCGCCGGCTCGATCATCGCCGCCCTGCCAGGGACGCGGTGGACCGTCTCCGCGCTGCCTCGGGGCGCGGGCGTCGTGCGGACCCAGCACGGGCTTCTGCCTGTGCCGGCGCCGGCGACCGCGCATATCCTGATCGGCTTTCCATTCCGTGATGACGGCGTGGCCGGCGAGCGGGTGACTCCCACCGGCGCGGCCATCCTCAAGCATCTGATCGCAGCGCCTGACGAAGCGGCCACAGCCGCCGGCCGGCTCGTCGCCACCGGCACCGGGGCGGGCATGCGCGATCTCAAGGTCATGCCCAATATCCTGCGTGCGCTCGCCTTCAGCGCGCCCACCGCAACCGCAGCAAAAGATCCGACGGCTCAGGCCTCGCTCGTGCAAGACCAGCTCGTGCAAGACCAGCTCGCAGGGGACGAAGTGGTCGTGATGGCTTTCGACATCGACGACATGACCGGTGAGGAGATCGCGGTCGCCGCCGACAGGCTGCGCGCCACGTCCGGCGTGCGCGATGTCATTGTCGCGACCGCCTCGGGCAAGAAGGGGCGGCCCGTCCAGACCTTCCGGCTCCTTGTCGAGCCACCGCGGCGCGAGGCGGTGGCGCAGGTCTGTTTTCTCGAAACCACGACCCTTGGCCTGCGCTGGCATGGGGCGGCACGTCAGATTTTGCAGAGGGCCGCTGTCACGCTGGAATATGAAGGCGTGGCGCTGCCGGCCAAGGAAGCCCTGCGGCCGGATGGCGGCACGACAATCAAGGTCGAAAGCGACGCGCTCGCCGCCACCGATGGTCTTGCCGCCCGCCGTCGCCTGGCCGCGGCGACAACCCGCCGGGAGAAGCCATGACGGACGCTCTCGTCACGGAAGCCGGTGTCATCGGCGCTGAGGAGCGCCTGCGCGCCGTTCTCGCGGATCTCCAGCCGCTGGCCATCGCCGTTTCGGGCGGCGTGGACAGCATGACGCTGGCCTATGTCGCCCATCTCTGGCATCCCCTGACGGCCCGAATGGTTCACGCCGTCTCCCCCGCTGTTCCGGCCGCGGCGACGGCCCGGGTCGAGGCGCATGCCGCACGCCATGGATGGGCACTCGATGTGGTGGGCGCCGGCGAGTTCGATGATCCCGACTACATCAGCAATCCGGTCAACCGCTGCTACTTCTGCAAGACGCATCTCTATGATCGTATCCGGGGGTTGAGCGGGGAAGCGGTCATTGCGTCCGGTGCCAATCTCGACGATCTCGACGATTACCGGCCTGGACTGATCGCAGCCAAGGAGCGATCGGTCATCCATCCCTATATCGAGGCTTCCATGGACAAGGCTGCGGTCCGCGCGCTCGCCGCCGTCCATGGGCTCGACGATCTCGCCGAACTGCCGGCCCAGCCCTGCCTGTCGAGCCGCATCGAGACGGGGCTGACCGTCCGCGCGGAGGACCTCGCCTTCGTGGAGGCGGTGGAAGCGCGCCTTGCGGAGGTGATCGGCATTGGTGAAAGAAAGACGATGCCCCTGCGCTGCCGGGTCACGCATCAGGGCATCGTCATCGAATGCGACGTGGACACGGAAACGGTCATGGCCATCGTCGGCGACATGTGCCGGGACGCGGGCCGCCATTTCGCCGGCATTCGCCCCTACAGGCGCGGATCGGCCTTTCTGAGGGCATGACCGGGGCGGATTTTCATCATGGCGGATTTCATCATGGATTGGGAGCGGGAGACGCGCACCGGCGTGCCGGAAGCCGTGTTCTGCGCCGGCAAGACGGTCGATGACATCGCCGCGATCATCACGGCCGCGCGCGTGCAGGACAGGCCCCTCCTGTTGACGCGCCTCACGCCGGAGATGTGGGCGAGCCTTCCCGAGGCGAGCCGCGCCGGCCTCGACTACGACGCGCGCTCACGGACCGCCTGTCTCGGGCGGCGAGACGCGGGGTCTCGATCATCGCGGTCCGTGGTGATCGTCGCCGCCGGCACATCCGACCTTAGCGTCGCGCTGGAAGCGCAACGCACGCTCTGGTTCCATGGCATCGACGCCCCCCTGGTCGCCGATGTCGGCGTGGCCGGGCTCTGGCGGCTGATGGCGCGGATCGAGGATATCCGGCGCCACGACGTCGTCATCGCGGTCGCCGGCATGGAAGGCGCCCTGTTCAGCGTTCTCGCCGGCCTCGTCAAGGCGCCCGTCATCGCCGTTCCGACCTCGGTCGGCTATGGCGTCGCGGCGGGCGGGCAGGCCGCGCTCAGCACGGCGCTCGCCAGTTGCTCACCCGGCATCGCCACGGTCAATATCGACGGTGGCTTCTCCGCGGCTGTCCTTGCGAAGAAAATGATCTATATCGGAATGACCGATACTTGAGGGCAACCAGTCCGGAGCAGCATCTCCGTCGGCGCTATGCCAGCAACAGCGCCGTGCCATAGAGCCCGATCGCGAAGACGACATGTGCGATGATGCTGAGCGCCTTGGCTTTCATGGGGTTGGGCGCGCGATTGCAGGCGATGCCGTTCCCCATGCAGGGCTGCATGACGAACCAGCCCAGGCCGACCGTCGCCAGCCCGACGATCAACGCCGGGCCGAAGGTCGGCTGGCTCGCCCATGCCGTGCCCCAGATGGCGAGCAAGGCAACGGCAAAGGAGATGCCGACCACGTAGTGCATGATCCAGCCGATGGCGTCTTCGCTTGGCAGCGGCGCTGACTTCGCAACCCCCTCGGGATGAACGAATGTGAGGCGGGACATATGGCCGAACCAGCGACCGGGCAATTTCCACGAAGGGGCCGCCCCCTGGAGGGCAAAGCGCAGTACCTGCTGCCAGATATCGAAAAGTAGCGTTGCGCCGATCCCGATAGGGATCGCCTTGGCTATCAACTCTGAGACCCCGCCCATGGATGCTTCCTCGCTTGTTCTGCGCTGTCTCTGTGATCGATTTTCCGATCATGCGCAATGCGCGAGGATCCTTTGGAGGCTGACTTTTTCACGGCGCCGGGCGGCCGAGCCATTCGATATGGCGCGCAACTGACGCCGCCATGGCCTGGCCGCCGCCGGTGGGAATGACGCGGTCCCAGAACGCGCCGTAGATGGCATCGCAGGGGAAGGGGGCGACCCGCGCCGCCACCGCCTTCACGGCCTCCGCGCCGAGGGGGATGAGGTTGGGATAGGATCGCATGAAGCCGAGATGCTTGCGGTCGGGAACGACCTGCAAAAGATCGCCCGACAGCAAAGCCCCCCGCCCTCCGGCCCCCGTGGCCCAGTGCATCACCGTGCCGCCATCGAAATGCCCGCCTGTCCGCACGAGCGTCACGCCGGGCGCGATCTCCAGCGTGTCGCCCTCCCAGAGCACGATGCTGGAATCCGGCCGCGTCACCCACTGCCGATCGGCCGCGTTGAGATAGACAGGGATGCCGCCGAATGCCCGGCTCCATTCCACCAGCGTTGTATAGTAATGGGGATGCGATATGGCGATCGCCTTGAGGCCGCCGATGCCATTGATGAGGTCAACCATCGCGTCGCTGACGAGGCTGATGCAATCCCACAAGATGTTCCCGCCTTCGGACGGCACGATCAGCGCCCGCTGGTTGATGCCAAAGGCCGGTGCCATGCCGACCGCCATCAACTCCTCCTCATAGCGGAAGACAGGCATATGCGAGCCTTGCAGGCGCTTCAGCGTCGTCCACGCCTGGCCCGTGGGCGCCACGAACTGCCGCTCCTCCACGCAGATGATGCAGCGCTCCGGCGGCGCCTCCCCCGGTGCATATTGCGTTCCGCAGGTGACGCAGATGAACGCGGTCATGGCGCTTGCTCCCGGTCTCGATCTGTTCGGCGGATATACCTATAGCGCCTCCTCGCGCCGCTCCAGAACCCTCTCTGTGGCTGGCCTGCACAGATTCCGATGGCTCATCGCTGGCGCGACATCCACAGCGCAGGTTAAAATAAACATATATTATACTTTTAGATTTATATCGGCGGACGATTGTACATTTTCTATGCCCCCGACTGCCTATATATATTATTTTTATTAAATATGCATAGAATGAAGGGCATATTGAGCACGGCGCCGGAAGAATTATTATTGCCTCAGTTAGGCCGGCATAGAATCAATATCATTCAAGGCAGATCGATCTCTTGAGAGTCATTGTAAAGTGATTTATCACATCCATGGTGATCCGGGAGATCCAACATCCATGAATGAGATCCATGCCGACGTCATTCTCGCGTCTGTTGAGGCAAATGCGGCGAAATTGTCGGCGCTTAACGAGGTGCTCGCGCCGATCGAGGTTTCAAGGGCACAAACCTTCCGCCAGCTCGCCGACCGCCAACGTTTCGTGACGGCGCACGGACTGCTACGCGCGGTTCTTGGCATAAAGTTGCGGTGCCGGCCCGCCGCGGTTCCACTCATCCGAAAGACAAGCGGGCAGTGGGCCTGCGAGGGGCATGACATCCATGTCAGCCTCTCCCATTCTGGTAGCTATGTCGCGGTTGCCACGGCCGATTGTCCGGTCGGGATCGATATCGAGGAGGTCGCAGGCACCGACGCCTTGGCATTGGCGCGCGAATGGTTCAGTCCGACTGAAGCCGCCGCTGTCGAGGACGCTTCTCCCGCCGCGCAGAACATGGTGTTCTTCGGCTACTGGACAGCCAAGGAAGCCGTGCTCAAAGCTGCGGGGGCCGGCCTTTCCGTAGCATTGATGGACTTCAGCGTGGCGCCTCCCGAGGCGAACCCGCGTCCCGTCACGCTGTTAAAGCCCCTGCCCGCGCTCGTCGGCCTTGCTGTCGCGCGTTTACCGGCTCCGGAAGGATATGCGGCGGCGCTAAGCCTTCCGGATGGCGTCTGGACAATTTCACAGCGATATGAAAGCGCGTCTAAAGCACTGGCACACAGCATTGACGCCTTTCGTTGAAGCCAGCTCAGAGCCTGGTCGAGGCCATTCCATGGCCTGCGCCGAACCGGCGCTGACCCAAACTCGTCCCGGACCTGCAAGCGGCCTGGTCCGAGCGTCCGGTCATGCATAGCGCAAGCACGGGTTTCACGTTGCGCGCAGTATGGTTCCGCCGGGTGGCGGCACGATAACGACGAGAGCTTGTTATCTCGCCCGAGAGCCATGCCGCGTTGAGACAGCATGCATTTTTTTGATGTTCCCAAACTGGCGATGCACTTGCCACTGCTCGACGGGACAGTGTAGGCAGAAATGTGAACTCGTACCTACACAGGCTTTTCTCACGCGGTGCCATAGTCAGATGCGGTCGTGCGGTGCTCTCTCGGCGTGCCTTGCCTTCTCGTCGCGGAGCCTCTTCGCCGGAGGAGTTCGTGCTGTTCCGCCATCTTCCCGCACCACCATTCAGCAATGAACCCAGCAGACCATAAGATCGCGCGCGGGCGCGGCATTTCAAGGCGGTCCACAGCTGTTGAGGCTTGTGCCGCCATGATCCTGTGCGCGATGGTGCTACTGTATTTCTACAGAACGCATCTTGCCTCAGACGAATTCTTTTACACGTTCGACCGGTTCGATCCTGTTATCCAAGCATCGATACTTGAACACTGGTTTGGTGTATTTCGCGGCTGGTACGACTGGCGCAACCCTATCGTGTTTGCGCCCTATAAAAATGTTCTCGGATACAACGATAGCTATTTTCTCACCAGCATTCCCTATTCGATTTTACGGACAGCCGGCCTCAGTCCCCTGAGCGCAATGGAACTGGCCCACGTGGGCACGCGTGCCATCGGTTTCTTTGCGATTTGGGTGCTCATGCGCCGCTATTTCGGACTTTCCCTTCTGGCGACAGCCTTTGGCGCGACGCTGGCTACGATCGCGAACGGCGTCTATCTCGGCACCATGCATACCCAGCTGACAACGGTCGCTTATGCGCCGCTGCTGTTCTGCCTGATAGCCCGCATCCACGAACTGTTGATGGAGGAACGTCGCCGAGCGGCGCTCATCACCGGCTGTCTGACGGGTCTGCTGCTTGCATGCTGGCCGATGACGTCCTTCTACACCTTCTGGATGACCGGTCTTTTCATGATCATCACGCTGTGCGCGGCGTTGGCGATCGACCATCGATCGCTCGTCGCGATTGTCCGCGAATTTATGATCGGCCAGCGCTGGCTGGTCCTCATTCCAGGCCTGTTGATTTTCGCAGCCGGACTGTACCCGCTATGGTTGACTTATGGCCCCACCGCCGCGCTCACTGGCATGCATCAGTTTGCGGCCGTCATCCACAACGCGCCTCACCTCGTCGATGTCATCAATGTCGGTCCGGACAATCCCTTCTGGAGCGCCGCGTTCGAAAGCCTGCGGTTCGAAACGGTCGGCGAGGGCCTGGGTGAATTCGAGCTGTGGCGTGGCTTTACCCCTCTCCACCTCGCCTTGCTTGCTCTCGCGCTCATCGGTGCCTTCAAATTCCGGACAGGCCTGCCCGCGCGGCAAGACTTCGCCTACAGGTGCTTGCTGGTTGCATTAGCGGTCGGCC carries:
- a CDS encoding DUF1028 domain-containing protein, producing MNNPLDLGGVMLSVLACDPRDQTLGIALASSAIAVAARCPYLVVGKAVVASQGFSNLKVGPLALDLIQCGLTVQETMQALRQHDRWMDYRQIAIVAATGEIEVHTGPMNVNWAGHVGGSGFVCLGNGLPDPSVLAAMQRRFVDGHGRPMAERLLATLEAVRGHLGPESPLVSSSLLVRSPHEAVHIDLRVDLARDPPEAGGCALTDLRRLFDRYLPLTEIYQKRSMSPHPT
- a CDS encoding DUF1028 domain-containing protein, giving the protein MTFTIVARDPDTRQLGICLATSPLGVASRCPHVRGGVAAISSQCHSNWRLGHIGLDLAARGLTPDEILRLLASYDPHFHDYRQVGIVTIDGAAAAHSPPKGAAWTGHRVGHGFVAMGNGLAGRQVVDAIHDSFAGDHGVDFAERLVRAIEAGYAAGGEPKGQASAGLVVSAPDCERPLVDLRIDMASPLPKDGGDAVKDLRRAFDAYKPLIPYYADYWLDHPEVSYTAWQEKAA
- a CDS encoding chloride channel protein translates to MTIPLLQTPDEWRQRIRSLVRRSEFLLVVVAAGIGCAAAVAVVAMSRIAHLAHYVLFGVALDQGLSAATYLPTYSFFVPAVGGLFLGAIAYWMRLRKARVAVDPIEANALHGGVMSTRDSLVVAGQTVLSNGVGASVGLEAGYTQIGGALASRAGRALRLRRQDMRVLVGCGTAAAISAAFNAPIAGGFYAFELIIGAYSIATAAPVMVAAFTAMLVTDLMGRVTVPLQFDPLPAVTTIDFPLYILLGVIAGFVGIGIMRGVSIVERWVGYTRIPVLLRPAVGGAVLGAMALLTPQVLSAGHGALLVELNSHTPLAILAGVFLLKALASAICLGCGFRGGLFFASLFLGALLGKLFGGALLLAWPAFDMHINTSAFVGMSALAVAVVGGPMTMTFLTLETTGSIGVGGLALCAAIASSMIVREFFGYSFSTWRLHLRGETIRSPYDVGWIRNLTVGRMMRPTTRTARVDMPIEAFCKAFPLGSATRAIVLDARDRYVGIASVAQAHAAGSEDGADAHTLADIVVFRDQVLLPSMNVKEAMAAFDAAETDALAVIDNLAERKVLGELTEAYALRRYSEELDQARRGIAGDVGA
- the larA gene encoding nickel-dependent lactate racemase yields the protein MDNSQPLSLAYGRGHLPISLPGDVDVTVIRKAVLPKLPDQERAIRDAFEKPIGARPLSELAQGKGSACILVCDITRPVPNRLFLRPMIETIIAGGVPADRITVLVATGLHRPNEGEELAELIGDPWVLSQIRVENHFARDDEAHIDLGPTPTRQTPVKIDRRFVEADLRIATGLVEPHFMAGWSGGRKVVAPGVAGHETIRTFHSARFMADPLAVQCNLVGNPLHEEQLEIVRKIGEIYALNTVLDEDRDLVHVTFGEIIESHLAAVSFINAATRIPVGRQFGTVVTSSAGYPLDKTYYQTIKGMVTPLDILAPGGTLIIASECSEGFGSHEFREAQERLVALGPERFLATLKAKSLADIDEWQTQMQLKPLNAGRVVLYTTGLDDADKAATGVEITTTLDAAIAESISRHGDRSVAIIPEGPYVVPVVAA
- a CDS encoding LarC family nickel insertion protein, which encodes MSEGIAHIHLDAVGGVAGDMFCAALIDTFPHLMERVLADLGAVLPEEAGQPVLTAGTSCAIRVRRFALQTARPPEAHRRHEHANDHPAGGRHGAAAHPHHHNHRHPHYDDEPLKTGHAAREPAKDPHAGHGPGSRFTDMVARIEAANLRPGAALHALAILRILAEAEAFIHGVTVDDVHFHEIGDWDSLADVVAAGSIIAALPGTRWTVSALPRGAGVVRTQHGLLPVPAPATAHILIGFPFRDDGVAGERVTPTGAAILKHLIAAPDEAATAAGRLVATGTGAGMRDLKVMPNILRALAFSAPTATAAKDPTAQASLVQDQLVQDQLAGDEVVVMAFDIDDMTGEEIAVAADRLRATSGVRDVIVATASGKKGRPVQTFRLLVEPPRREAVAQVCFLETTTLGLRWHGAARQILQRAAVTLEYEGVALPAKEALRPDGGTTIKVESDALAATDGLAARRRLAAATTRREKP
- a CDS encoding adenine nucleotide alpha hydrolase; translated protein: MTDALVTEAGVIGAEERLRAVLADLQPLAIAVSGGVDSMTLAYVAHLWHPLTARMVHAVSPAVPAAATARVEAHAARHGWALDVVGAGEFDDPDYISNPVNRCYFCKTHLYDRIRGLSGEAVIASGANLDDLDDYRPGLIAAKERSVIHPYIEASMDKAAVRALAAVHGLDDLAELPAQPCLSSRIETGLTVRAEDLAFVEAVEARLAEVIGIGERKTMPLRCRVTHQGIVIECDVDTETVMAIVGDMCRDAGRHFAGIRPYRRGSAFLRA
- the larB gene encoding nickel pincer cofactor biosynthesis protein LarB → MADFIMDWERETRTGVPEAVFCAGKTVDDIAAIITAARVQDRPLLLTRLTPEMWASLPEASRAGLDYDARSRTACLGRRDAGSRSSRSVVIVAAGTSDLSVALEAQRTLWFHGIDAPLVADVGVAGLWRLMARIEDIRRHDVVIAVAGMEGALFSVLAGLVKAPVIAVPTSVGYGVAAGGQAALSTALASCSPGIATVNIDGGFSAAVLAKKMIYIGMTDT
- a CDS encoding DUF2938 domain-containing protein, which translates into the protein MGGVSELIAKAIPIGIGATLLFDIWQQVLRFALQGAAPSWKLPGRWFGHMSRLTFVHPEGVAKSAPLPSEDAIGWIMHYVVGISFAVALLAIWGTAWASQPTFGPALIVGLATVGLGWFVMQPCMGNGIACNRAPNPMKAKALSIIAHVVFAIGLYGTALLLA
- a CDS encoding MBL fold metallo-hydrolase, translating into MTAFICVTCGTQYAPGEAPPERCIICVEERQFVAPTGQAWTTLKRLQGSHMPVFRYEEELMAVGMAPAFGINQRALIVPSEGGNILWDCISLVSDAMVDLINGIGGLKAIAISHPHYYTTLVEWSRAFGGIPVYLNAADRQWVTRPDSSIVLWEGDTLEIAPGVTLVRTGGHFDGGTVMHWATGAGGRGALLSGDLLQVVPDRKHLGFMRSYPNLIPLGAEAVKAVAARVAPFPCDAIYGAFWDRVIPTGGGQAMAASVARHIEWLGRPAP
- a CDS encoding 4'-phosphopantetheinyl transferase superfamily protein, yielding MNEIHADVILASVEANAAKLSALNEVLAPIEVSRAQTFRQLADRQRFVTAHGLLRAVLGIKLRCRPAAVPLIRKTSGQWACEGHDIHVSLSHSGSYVAVATADCPVGIDIEEVAGTDALALAREWFSPTEAAAVEDASPAAQNMVFFGYWTAKEAVLKAAGAGLSVALMDFSVAPPEANPRPVTLLKPLPALVGLAVARLPAPEGYAAALSLPDGVWTISQRYESASKALAHSIDAFR